The Ectothiorhodospiraceae bacterium BW-2 nucleotide sequence ATTTAAAGCCAATGGCCTTGAATTTCAAAATGATGATTACAACTCAGACGCACAATTTTCACATATATCATCATGTGCTGTTTTTGAAAATATTATTGTATCTAGGAAATTTTATCAAGACTTTAACGATTATATCAAAACAAATAACTTAAATGATGATGAAATTGAACAACTATCTGTAATATTTAATAATACATCAGACTTGAAGGGGCTTTTGTATTTATCAGAATCTTTATTAAAAAAGTATACTGAATTATCAAAAAAAATAGTTGAAATCAGCATTACAAGAGCAAACAAAAATAGCGAACTAAGCAAAATTGCTTTTTTTTATAAAGAAACATTTTAGAGATGAAGAATGGATGATGAAGGTGCAAGCATTAAAAAATTAGTTAAAAAAGATGGTTATATTTATAAGTACTACAGAAAAGGTAATTTGCTTTCTTCTTGCGATATTATTGGGAATAGAGTTGATATAATTAATAATTTTTCATATCATAAATATGAAGCATTAATAAACACACAAATCGATGTCGATGCTGATACGTATATATATAAAAAAAATATTTAAAGAAAGAAAAAAACTACAAAATTGATACTGTCGAATTAAAAAAAATTGCTATAGCATTGGAACATATTAATAGCTTAGGATTCATTCATGGTGATATAAATAATAAAAATATTATCCATACTGAGGATGGGTATAAAATTATTGACTATGAACCAGACCTTTACCAAATAAAAAATGGCAAGAAACAACTTATGGTTACTTTACCTTATACATCTAAATATGAATATGTTAATAAATTGTGCCTAACAACAACAGACAAATTAGGGTTTTTTTATTACGTAAGAAGATTGAGTGGTAAATTTAATGCAAGAGATATAGTAAGGTTATCAAAAAATTTTGCGCATCCAGATTATATAGGTATGACAGAAATCGAGTTCAATAAACTTAGCTATTTAGAAATATTGACTTTATCATTAGGATGTTAATAAAACACATGGAAAATTTATTTTAGATGAGAATGAAATTAAGCCTGTGAATAGAATAATGGCTGTTTTCATGCTTATTACCGGGACTCCGCACGACATCATCCACTTCCAGAATATAACTTGGAATAGCGCTCACCCAACATGTTTACCAGAGCGATATGATACTCATTCAGATTCAGCACAAGCTCCTGCGTTTCCGCAATAACAAGCAATGTAATACCCGAAAAATATTGGAAAACCCAGCGTGCAGAAGGATTGTTGATGAGTTTACCTTTTTGGTTGGGGAAGGTTTCGTCGCAGGCCGCCAGTCGTTCCCGAATACGATGTTCCAAAGCGGCGTACACCATCAGACTCAGAGTCATGACCATCATCAGCGCCATGATGCGCTTAGGTGACTCAAGGAACAGTGTCGATGCCATAAACATTGGGTCTTTAAGAAAGCGGAAGCCGCGTTCGACTTTTTGCTGGTCTTTGTAGGCCGCAATGAGTTCTTCATGCGGTAAGGCTTGATCGTCGAGCTGATTACTGGCGAGGATAAAACAACTTTTGCGTTGCAAGCGACGGGTGCGTTCTTGAAGATCTACAGCCATCGCACCCTCAATGCGATAATCGAAATAGTCGGGTTGCCGCCCTTGTGCGGGTCGGCCTTTACCCTTAAAGCGCGGGATAGCGTTGATCTCCACCTCACTGAGAGTATTCAGCTTCAGCGTCGTTTCAAATTGAGTCAACGCTTGGCGGGCATCAGCGTCGCAGGCAAAATTTTGCTTGCATAGCTTGGTAAATGCCCTCAACTCAGCCAGACTTTGTTTGCCACACTGTTTATTGATAGTTTTCTGAGCACGCTGGTAGGCTTCTGGTGAAAACACAACGACCCAACGCTGCCTAACCTCGCCATAGTTGACCCCCAGCGCGCGGAAGGCGGGTTGTTCCGGAGTGTGTATCCATTCAGGAGCCGTCATATCGATGATCTCGCGTGCCAAATTCAGCGTTTCCGGTACCCGACTAATCCACAGCAGGTGATTCATCGAACTGAGTGTATCGGCTGTATACAACGCACTGTCGGCAACCAGGTATTCGATACTGAAATCGCTATCCATCTGTTCGGTGAAATCGGTCACCATCTCACGAAAGCTCTCTTTATCGCTATTATTACCATTCAGCGTCTGCATCAGTAATGGGATTCCGGCTTGACGCTCACAAATCAGTTGCAGTACCACCTGGTTCAGGTCGGGGCGGTGATCACGACTGTAGCCTTTGGTGAGCTGAATGACACCCTCTTCCGGCTCTTCATCACTGTTGTACCGACCATCAACATGAAAACTGGTCGAGTCCAGATGTCCAAAACGGCACGACAATCCCAACCTGTGCACCGCTTGTGATGCGAGCTGTGGGTAGAGCACTGAAGGATCGTAGTTCCATATCGCATCCAAAGCGCGCCCCAATACATCGTCATTCAGATGCGCTGATTCAATATTTGGGCCAATGAGGCGTTCCACGGGTTTATTGCTGAAGAACTGCTCTGTCAGATACAGCGCGCGATTGGCAAAGCCCAAACCATTTAAAACCATGGCTTTAACTGCCTGGCCAATCGAGACGACACGTTTTTTCCCGTCTTGAAGTATCAATGCATCGATGAGACTGCCGATCCCCAGCTCATCGTACATGCCTGCAACCAAACCCAGATGATCCAGGTTTTCGCTACGGTAATATTGAGGGGATTCCATTGAACCCGTGCTGATGTGTGATGCCATGTGAGTCTCACCTAACGCTGAAAATAACTAGATCTGGGGAAATAGTTCCTGATGCTCAAGGTGTGCGGAGTGTCGGCTCTAAATACAGTTGGACTCATTTCTTTTCCTGCGCCTAACAAGTTATTAAACAGATCCGTATATCTTCCCAACAGACCCGCATTAGCCTCCCTGAATCCGGCCGAAAACAGCGATTTCCTAACGGGTGATCTTTCCATTTGGCAGGATAAACAGAAAACCGGTTATCTTCCCCGTCGATCAGGTATGGAGTGAGTATATCAAAAATCCATGACAATTCTATCGTCTTACCCATTAGTTTGCGGTTTTTGGGTACAAAAAGACTCTTGATGTGCGGTAATGAGTGATTTAATCTTGCGAAATGGTACCTGTTTTGGTGATTTTCTAACGGGTTATCCTCCTTTTTGTCATGATCACTGACCAGGGCGTGTTTGATGCTGGAGCTAAGAGGTCAAGTCTTGACATGACAGTTATGGGTGCGCTAACACTTCCCCATGACTCGCCAACTTCGACTTGAATTTCCTGGCGCAATTTATTATGTCGCTTCGCCTGGCAACGCGCAAAACGCTTGGAAAGTTTGTTTGCCCATGCGGTTCAAGGCGACAAGGTCTTGCGCGACGCGACCATCAGAAAAGCGTTTGTTTTTAGCGTATGTTTTTGCTCAGTAAAAAAAGGTGGATCGAGATAAATAAGATCAATAGAGCCTTTGTCAATCGACTTCATTTCTAGTGCCTGAGGGTCAGGTCTTGCAATCACGCATTTGGGCATTGCGTTACGGATGCCGGATTGCAAGACCTGACCCCATTTCTGACCCTGGCATGGTTAGTGAACACACGAGGCAAACCAGTGGCGTAAGCCATCTATTATTCACATTTCATCTCCGCAAATCGGCTAAGAGCACGCATTTAATCTATGGTTCCACCAAGAGTGGCTGCTTTCAGTTGCGGGCCTTGTTCATCGTTTCGTCAGGCCGCCATCGCTAGCACAGGCTTAGAGTCCGGTTTTACTCGTTTTTGTGCGGGGCGCCGAGGTAGATCAACCTGGTTAAGCAGGTGTGCAAATAGACTGTCATGCTGTCGCTGAAACAGGCGTTTTGCCGGTGTGTCGTTTCCTGTTGCGTTATGATAGTTGTGTACGATAGTTAGTGCAGAGAGCCTCTCATCGCTGAGTCGGTGCAAAGGGTGATGCCAAAGCGCTAAGTGGCCATTGCGCCCTTCCACGGTAGAGCTGGAACGCTGGAACAGGTCAGCGCACTCATTGGCAACGGCTTCAACTTGTACCCTTTCTTGCTCGGGTAATGACATGATGGGGTGTTCGGATTGGCGTAAGGGTTCGAGCAACGCCTGACTGGTAGCGGCGATCGGTTGGGCTTTTTCTGCGGTGGTCATTCTCTGAGCTACCCGTTGAAGGTAGAGCGCCGGAATAAGCTGATCATGAATAGCATCTGTTATCTCCTCGTTGAGATCGAGCTCCTTCAGTCGGGTATTAATCGTCTCAGTCACAAAGCAAAGCGTCTGTTGCATTGCCGGGAGTAGGCGCTCAGCCTTCTCAATAGAGGCGATCACTTTATCGCCTAAACCATAGCGATAGACTAAAGATTTTAGCCGTTCCATGCGCTGTCGAATTAAGTCGATGCGCTCTTCTGGCGGTAACCCTGTGCCTTTTTGCAAGTCGACTAAATGGTAGTCTGAACTGATGCCGTTGAGCTCATCTTTGGCTTGCTGATAGTCGCGGGCGATTTGCTCGAAAGCGCGTTGTTTTTTATCAAGAACGGCTTGAGCATACTCCAGTCTGGGTTGATGGTTAGCGGGTCTGCCGGGGCCTCTCTGCTCAGTCTGTTGCCTCTCTATCCGGTCTTCCCAAGAGTTGACTCTTGTCTGAGCGCGATTGAGCTCTGCCTGGCATTCGCTATATTTTTGTGAAAAACGCCGAAAAAGTGTTTTGGCTATTTCGTGGAGTAGGTGAAAAAGATCGGGACTGTGATTGGCCTCGTAATGTTTGGCATGGCTGATGAGGCCTTTGGCTTCATCACTGGTCGATTGAATAACCTTCATAGTCAGCTCGTTAATCGACTCATCTACCGCCTTATTCCAGGTATCGGCGCTACGATCTGCTGCATATTGCTCCACAAGGATATAGCCGCTCACCGCTTCCATCGCCACTAAGCAAATGTCAGGATGAAAGGTCTCATCTTCGATCAAACTGATAGGCTTTACCGGCGTTTGGCTGCGGTGGGCAACGGCCTGTTCGCGTTGCTCGGCTCCATAGCTAAGGATTTTCTGTTCAATTGGCTGGGCAACGGCTTGCTGAGCCCCCAGTGAGTTAGCCACAAAAATATCCAGTCCACTGAGCTGAATAATTTGCATCACGCCCCGCAGACCATGCGGTTGATAACTCAGCACAAAGTGAAGTGTAATAATCAATCGATGCAGAAACGCAATTCCATCCGGGTGCTCAAAAAAGTCAGCCACCACCGGTGAGCAAGGCAGCGACTCTTTGCGCTGACGCCAGTGACGCAGTGTGGTGCGAGGAATGTCCAAGTGCTGTGCAATGTCGGCTTCACTCAGCTCCTGAGTCATTTGCTCGTATTGCTCTAACAGTTGGGCAATGTCTATACGGCTACGGCGCGGTTTCTGCTTGGGATTTGCGACCGATTCAGTTACACTTGCTTCTGACATGGCACTTCCTCTTTTGTGGCGATAAATGGTTTTCGTCAACAGATTTTACGCCTCATGAGTGTAGGTGTCATGTCTCTTGTAAAATCGGGCAAGCTGCCGGTTTGTGGCTGTCCCTGACGAAACGATGAACAAGGCCCAGTTGCGGCAGACTCCCATCCGAACTAAAATAATACACATCAAAAGGTGTGTTATACAGGTGAAACCCATGCGAACCAACATTAATCTGGACGACCAACTAGTCAACGAGGCATTTGCCCTAACCAAAATCAAAACCAAAAAAGAGCTGGTCTATCAGGCACTGAAAGAGTTTGTCGAAAATCGTAAACGGCTTAACCTGCAAGAGCTGAAAGGCAGCGGCGGCATTGCCGATGACTACGACTACAAAGCACTACGGGCAGGCATCGAGGTTAGCCTGGGTTAATTTGATGTATCTGGTCGATACCTCAGTCTGGATTGACTACATCAACGGCAGAGCGGGTCAGCATGTTGAACGGCTCGATCAACTGCTCGCCAACCCGCTTGCAGTGGGCATTACCCACCTTATCTACCTTGAGATTCTGCAAGGGGCGAAGGATCAGGCCCATTACGACCGTTTTGAACGCTACCTTTCCGGGCAGCGCTTCTACACCCTGCAAAACGGCGCGGCCAGTTACGCCACCGCCGCAAAACACTACCTGCACTGCCGCCAGCGAGGGATAACTATCCGCTCGACCATCGACACCCTCATTGCTCAATGTGCGATAGAGAACCGGCTGATACTGCTGCACCACGACCGTGACTTTGTGCAGCTGGCCAAAGTGGTGCCCGGGTTGCAGCAACAGAACTACCTGAATGCGGCAGCTATAGCCGAATAGTCGTTATCATGCCGTTGGACACCTTATATTGATTCCCATTTCAACGATTCACTTACATTCACGACGAGGAGAAACCATGCGCCAATACCAACTAACCCTGTTCACTGCGACGCTGCTGATGCTGCTCGCCCTGCCAATGGCAGCACTGGCCGACAAAGGCATTGTCCGCATCACCACCAGTCCCGGCGATGCCAAAATCTATGTTGATGGCAAACGCAAGGGCAGCACACCGAGCCAGGCGGGGCAGAGCTTTGCCATTCAACTCGGCGAGGGCGAATATAAAATTGAAGCGGTAAAGGCGGTCGATGACTACAACGAAAAGTATGGCACCAAAGATATCTTTGTGGCAGAGGATACCGTTCAGGCGATTGACCTCGACTTAAAGAGCCGCTTGACTGAGGCCGGTAAAGTACGCGAAGCCAAGCGCCCCTGAGTGTCAAGATACCCTGAGACCACCCCTGATGAGAAATGAATGTAGAATCAGGGGGGCAACAGAGGAGATACACGATGCCCAAAGATACTACCGTTTTACCCTCCAACGAGGTTACCGACCCCGATGAAGAGAAGCGCTCCTACCGCAAATTTAGTGAGGAAGAGAAGCTTCGGATCCTAGCAGAAGCAGAGCAGTGCAAGGAGCCGGGTCAGCTAGGCGAGCTGCTGCGCAAAGAGCAGATCTACAGCTCCCATCTGACCAAATGGCGCCGACAACTGCAAGCACAGGGGCAGGCTGGCCTGAAAGGGAAACAGAGTGGTCGCAAACCGAGCCTAGACAAGCGAGATAAGGAGATAGAGCGTTTAAAGAAGGAAATTCAGCGTCTTAGCCAACGGTTACAGCAGACCGAAGGGGTGATTGCGCTCCAAAAAAAAGCCTTCAGCTTATTGGAGCAGATGAACACAGAGATAAGCTTATGAGATTAGTTGAAAAAGAGTGCCCCAGTTCGGTGAGCATAAGAGCCGCTTGCGATAGCCTAGCGCTCTCGCGTGCAGGCTACTACCGCCGACAGGCTCCGGTTGTCTCCCCCCGAGCGAGCCTTCCAAGACCCGTCGCAGCCAATGCGCTGAGTGAGGCAGAGAGGCAAGCCGTTCTGGGGCTTTTGAACAGCGAACGATTCTATGACCAACCTCCGGCAGAGATCTATGCTAGCCTGCTGGATGAAGGGAAATATTACTGTTCAATCAGTACGATGTATCGGATCCTTCGTGCTAATCAACAGACGGGAGAGCGGCGAGCTCAAAAACCGGCCAAATCACACGCTATCCCCCGATTACGGGCGACCCGCCCGAATGATGTTTGGACATGGGATATCACTAAGCTTCCCACCACAGAGCAGGGTAACTTCTTGAATCTCTATGTGGTGATGGATCTCTACAGCCGTTTTATTGTGGCTTGGATGGTCTCAAGGAAGGAGAATAGTGAGCTCTCCAAGCTGTTAATCAGTGACGCAGCGGCTCGCTATCGGGTCGCGCTCAGTGGCTTAACACTGCATCAGGATAGAGGTGTGCCGATGACCGCCAGAGGCTATCTCGACTTGATGGCCGAACTGGGGATCACCTGCTCCCACAGCCGTCCACGAGTCAGTAACGACAATCCGTTTAGCGAGAGTCAATTTAAAACACTCAAGCAACAACCCGATTATCCTCAACGATTGACAGGAGTTGACCATGCCAGAATATGGTTTAGTGACTATGTTGACTGGTACTGTTTCCACCACCACCATCGAGGGATTGCGTGGTTCACTCCAGAGCAGGTATTTACCGGTCGTTACAAGGAGGTTAGCGAGCAGCGTGAACAGGCGCTGAAGCAGGCCTATCAGCAGCATCCGAAACGCTTTATTCATGGTGAGCCCAAGGTTAAGCAACCCCCTACTGAGGTATGGATTAACCCCGCTCTACCGGAGGAGGGGGTGGGGTCGCTGGAGGTCAACTATCCAACCCTGAATAGAGCGAAGGAGAGATGAGTGACGGTGCCGCTAGTGGGTCTATCGTCGATGGCTTTAGCCGGTTGTGGTGGCTGAATGACAGAGCGTTATCCATAGCCCGCCCCCCGGAGACCCCCTTATTATCGTAGGGGGGCGGGCTGTGGGTAACGCGGTGCAGGAGGGAGGTTCCTAGATTAGGGGTTGCAGTTCGCCTTGCAGCTCCCCCTTGCTGAAGGGCTTGGCTCTTGCGGCAAAGGGCCATGAGGGTCATGTTCGCTCCTTGTTGCGTCATGACTCAACATAGGCGAAATTTGCCGGTGAGGGCAGTGGCAATCACCGGCTAGATTTAGAGCTTTATTTTTTTAACAACTGGTCTCAAATTACTTGACAGCTTCCGGCGCCTTGCCGAGCAGAAAGCGCACGCCAAAAATGCCCTCGCGGATATTGCCAAAAATATAGTGACCATCCCCAAAGGCTGTTTTCAGATGGGTGAAGGGGCGAAAAGTGATTATGAAAAACCGGCACACCAAGTCTGTGTCGAGAGCTTTAAGTTAAGCAAATATGAAGTCACCCAGGCGCAGTGGCAGGCGGTGATGGGTAGTAATCCCAGCAACTTTAGTGGCTGTGCCACCTGTCCGGTGGAAAAAGTCAGTTGGGATGATATTCAGACTTTTCTGCAAAAGCTGAACGGGTTAACCAGCAAGCGCTATCGCCTGCCGAGTGAAGCGCAGTGGGAGTACGCCTGTCGTGGTGGCAAAAGCGGCCAAACCTACTGCGGTGGCAACAGTGAAAACAGCGTGGCGTGGTACGATGGTAATAGCAACGACAAGACCCACCCCGTGGGTGGGGCTGTAACGACCCACAAAATCAAAGGGCACTACAGCCGAAATGACCCGCTCTGACAAAGAGGTTCTTTTTCAATTCACTTGCTAGCAGTCTGGGACGGAAAGAAGAAAAACAGAGGGTATCTCCCTGCGGTAAAATGTGACAATTTGCCGTCATCGCACGCAACCGAAAGGAGTACCCATGTCGCGTATTGTGCCCAATATCACCACTCTTGAGCAACACCATCAGCAACTTCAGGTCAATCCGGAGCAATATTTTCCGGATTGCTGCCCGCCCTGTGGCAAAACACAACTGTGGAGCCATGGCGTCTATTTTCGCTATCCGGATCGAGGGTTGGAGAGTCAGGGGGTTTATAACCCTTGCCCAATTCCCCGCTTTTTTTGCCCGGCATGTAAGCGAACCTGCTCCCGTTTACCCGAATGTATTCCGCCCCGACGCTGGTATCTTTGGATTATCCAGCAACAGATGCTGTTAGCCGTGCTATGTGGCCAGTCATTTAATGCCGTCAGTCAACAATTTTTGCCGTCGCGTCGCACCTTAACCCGCTGGTGGGGCTGGCTGGACGAGAAGAGTCAGCTGTACCGTTTCAGGCTGGCCACTTTTTTCCCACAGCAGGAGCGCTACAGCCATTTTGAAACTTACTGGCAGCAAGCGCTGAAGAGTGTAGGGTTGTCAAAATGTATGGCAACCCTCGATAGAACAGGGGTGATTGTCCCGTGAACTGACAACTTTTTTGCGGGTTAAGATACGATAACCTACTGTTATTATTAACCCCACACTGTTTAGCAACTCCCGCTTTTAGATCGTTTGTTATTTAATCCCTCGCTCTTTAATTAACCATTGGAGCAACACATGAATAGCAATGATCCCATCGCCCTGTTTCGCTTTAGCGTGATTGGCAGTTTAATCAGCCAGACACTGCGGCAGGGCGATTTAAAACAAGAGCTGGAGAAACTGGCGCAGAGAACTTGGGCGATTCCCAATAGTCACCGTACGCAGTTAAGCGCCAAAACCATTGAGGGGTGGTACTATCTCTACCTCAAACAGGGGCTGGAAGGGCTCGTTCCCAAGCCCAGGCTCGACAAAGGTGCCTCTAAATTATCCCCCTCACTGCAGCAGCAAATCATTTTAGCGAAAAAAGAGAACCTCAAGCGCTCTGTCCGACAGTTGGTTCGACTGATGGAGGAGCGGGGCGAGGTGCCAAAAGGGTCGCTGTCGCGCTCGACCGTACACCGCTTGCTGCAACAGCACGGGCTCTCTGCGGTGCGTGGCGGTGAGTCAGAACCTCAAGAGTATCGCGCCTTTGAGGCGGAGTTTGCCGGTGATATTTGGTACAGTGATGCGATGCATGGCCCCAAGGTGATGCATGAGGGTCGCTTGCGCAAAGTCTATCTTATCAGCCTGATGGATGATGCCTCCCGGCTGGTGCCCCATGGCGCTTTCTGTTTAGGCGAAACGGCTCTGGATGTGGAAGGGGTACTCAAACAGGCGGTATTAAAACGCGGCCTCCCCAAAAAACTGGTCATTGATAACGGAGCGGCCTATCGGGCTGACTCGCTAAAAGGGATTTGCGCCCGGTTAGGGATAGCTTTAATCCACTGCCGCCCCTACGCCCCGCAAGGAAAAGGCAAACTGGAACGGTGGCACCGAACCGTCAGAGCCCAATTTCTGTCGGAACTCAGGCTTGAGTCGATGACGCTGCCCCAATTAAACAGCCTCTGGTGGGCTTGGTTGGAGCAGCACTACCATACGGCACAGCACAGTGCTTTAAACGACTCACCCATTCTCCGCTATCAGCGCGATTTAAGTCGGATTCGCCCTTTGGGGGAGAAAGCGACACAACTGGACGATATCTTCTACTACCGAGTTGAGCGCAAAGTGCGTAGAGATGGAGCGGTCAGTTATGAGGGGGTGCGTTATGAGGTCGATTATGCCCTCAGTGGTAAAACCGTGACGCTGGTAGTCGACCCGCATACTCAAACGGTTAAACGGGTTGTCGATGCCGATGGAAACCCAATCAGTTCAGCCACTTTAGAGGATAAGCTGGCCAACACCCATCGCCGCCGCCAGCGTAAAAGTGAAGCCGTCGCTGAGAACCACAGTAGCGGCCCCTCACCGGTCGATCTGGCCGCACAACGCCACTACGGAGGGGAGTCCTAATGCGTACCTTACATCACTTTGGATTCAAACACTTCCCACTCGATCAGCGTCAAGAAAACTTGTGGCATGATGAGACGCACGAGCGGCTGAAAAACCGGTTTCAGTGGTTATTGGAGTCTCCCGGAGTCGGACTGTTAACCGGAGAGCCGGGGGTGGGCAAAACCGCTTGGCTACGCCATCTCACCGAAGGACTGAATCCTCACAGTTATCAGCTTATCTATCTGGCCGAAACCGATTTTGGCCGGGTCGATATCTATCGGGCGCTGGCACTAGAGCTCGGACTGGAGCCGGCATATCGCCGAGCCCAATTGTGGCGTGATATTAAGCAACGAATTGAAGAGCTCACGACCCATCAGGCGCTGTTACCGATCTGGATTATCGATGAAGCACAAAATCTGCCCACTGCTTTTTTTCGCGATTTTCCGGCCTTCATTAACTTTGCCTTTGATTCGAAAGAGCTGTTAACCGTTTGGTTTGTCGGTCACCCCTATCTGGCGACTTTGCTGGAGCGACAACCCTATAATGCTTTAAACAGTCGGATCCATGTGCGGTTACAGCTTAAACCGGTGACTGAACGCCAGCTATTCCGGCAGCTCATTGAACACGCTTTTGAAAGTGCCGGTGCGTCTCAGACCCTGCTCTCCGATTCGGGAATAGAGTTGCTACATCAAGCTTCGGGAGGGATTCCCCGCCGTGCTGCCCGTTTATTGAAAACCTCGTTAAATCTGGCAGCGGAAAAAGGGATGAATCATCTACCCGATGAGTTAATCCAGGCCGCTATTGAGGAGTTGCGTTAGGGGCAATCTAGCGTTATCCACAATTCGCTCCTCTGAAGACCCTTATATATCGTAAGGGGAGCGGGTTGTGGGTAACGCGGCCAACCACAAATAGAGCGGGACGAGTCTGTGATGGATTTGTCCCGTTTTGTTTTGGGGTGAGGTGTGCTCTGTTTTAGCGTGGGACTTTGCTTCTGTCTCATCTAAAAAAGGGCGGGACAAATCTCCTTGGAGAGTGTGGGACGGTACAGTTATTCAGTTTAGCGACTATGGTCAATAATTAACCA carries:
- a CDS encoding ATP-binding protein; amino-acid sequence: MRTLHHFGFKHFPLDQRQENLWHDETHERLKNRFQWLLESPGVGLLTGEPGVGKTAWLRHLTEGLNPHSYQLIYLAETDFGRVDIYRALALELGLEPAYRRAQLWRDIKQRIEELTTHQALLPIWIIDEAQNLPTAFFRDFPAFINFAFDSKELLTVWFVGHPYLATLLERQPYNALNSRIHVRLQLKPVTERQLFRQLIEHAFESAGASQTLLSDSGIELLHQASGGIPRRAARLLKTSLNLAAEKGMNHLPDELIQAAIEELR
- a CDS encoding PEGA domain-containing protein: MRQYQLTLFTATLLMLLALPMAALADKGIVRITTSPGDAKIYVDGKRKGSTPSQAGQSFAIQLGEGEYKIEAVKAVDDYNEKYGTKDIFVAEDTVQAIDLDLKSRLTEAGKVREAKRP
- a CDS encoding IS1634 family transposase, translating into MESPQYYRSENLDHLGLVAGMYDELGIGSLIDALILQDGKKRVVSIGQAVKAMVLNGLGFANRALYLTEQFFSNKPVERLIGPNIESAHLNDDVLGRALDAIWNYDPSVLYPQLASQAVHRLGLSCRFGHLDSTSFHVDGRYNSDEEPEEGVIQLTKGYSRDHRPDLNQVVLQLICERQAGIPLLMQTLNGNNSDKESFREMVTDFTEQMDSDFSIEYLVADSALYTADTLSSMNHLLWISRVPETLNLAREIIDMTAPEWIHTPEQPAFRALGVNYGEVRQRWVVVFSPEAYQRAQKTINKQCGKQSLAELRAFTKLCKQNFACDADARQALTQFETTLKLNTLSEVEINAIPRFKGKGRPAQGRQPDYFDYRIEGAMAVDLQERTRRLQRKSCFILASNQLDDQALPHEELIAAYKDQQKVERGFRFLKDPMFMASTLFLESPKRIMALMMVMTLSLMVYAALEHRIRERLAACDETFPNQKGKLINNPSARWVFQYFSGITLLVIAETQELVLNLNEYHIALVNMLGERYSKLYSGSG
- a CDS encoding PIN domain nuclease; this encodes MYLVDTSVWIDYINGRAGQHVERLDQLLANPLAVGITHLIYLEILQGAKDQAHYDRFERYLSGQRFYTLQNGAASYATAAKHYLHCRQRGITIRSTIDTLIAQCAIENRLILLHHDRDFVQLAKVVPGLQQQNYLNAAAIAE
- a CDS encoding formylglycine-generating enzyme family protein, which produces MGEGAKSDYEKPAHQVCVESFKLSKYEVTQAQWQAVMGSNPSNFSGCATCPVEKVSWDDIQTFLQKLNGLTSKRYRLPSEAQWEYACRGGKSGQTYCGGNSENSVAWYDGNSNDKTHPVGGAVTTHKIKGHYSRNDPL
- a CDS encoding integrase, giving the protein MNSNDPIALFRFSVIGSLISQTLRQGDLKQELEKLAQRTWAIPNSHRTQLSAKTIEGWYYLYLKQGLEGLVPKPRLDKGASKLSPSLQQQIILAKKENLKRSVRQLVRLMEERGEVPKGSLSRSTVHRLLQQHGLSAVRGGESEPQEYRAFEAEFAGDIWYSDAMHGPKVMHEGRLRKVYLISLMDDASRLVPHGAFCLGETALDVEGVLKQAVLKRGLPKKLVIDNGAAYRADSLKGICARLGIALIHCRPYAPQGKGKLERWHRTVRAQFLSELRLESMTLPQLNSLWWAWLEQHYHTAQHSALNDSPILRYQRDLSRIRPLGEKATQLDDIFYYRVERKVRRDGAVSYEGVRYEVDYALSGKTVTLVVDPHTQTVKRVVDADGNPISSATLEDKLANTHRRRQRKSEAVAENHSSGPSPVDLAAQRHYGGES
- a CDS encoding IS3 family transposase; translated protein: MRLVEKECPSSVSIRAACDSLALSRAGYYRRQAPVVSPRASLPRPVAANALSEAERQAVLGLLNSERFYDQPPAEIYASLLDEGKYYCSISTMYRILRANQQTGERRAQKPAKSHAIPRLRATRPNDVWTWDITKLPTTEQGNFLNLYVVMDLYSRFIVAWMVSRKENSELSKLLISDAAARYRVALSGLTLHQDRGVPMTARGYLDLMAELGITCSHSRPRVSNDNPFSESQFKTLKQQPDYPQRLTGVDHARIWFSDYVDWYCFHHHHRGIAWFTPEQVFTGRYKEVSEQREQALKQAYQQHPKRFIHGEPKVKQPPTEVWINPALPEEGVGSLEVNYPTLNRAKER
- a CDS encoding type II toxin-antitoxin system VapB family antitoxin, with the translated sequence MRTNINLDDQLVNEAFALTKIKTKKELVYQALKEFVENRKRLNLQELKGSGGIADDYDYKALRAGIEVSLG